One stretch of Flavobacterium sp. 9 DNA includes these proteins:
- a CDS encoding TlpA disulfide reductase family protein — protein sequence MKKLLLFALVIASQSFYAQTSVVKKPEYVILVNNEISTMAQVEKYGAEGYVKSMNKGVSEKERDELAKKFGDKIGDREFIFKIELYTEQEKLENDKKAKVQAIQFKKIAEPKNEFILNVEDKAKDFTLKLIDGKEVKLSDLKGKVVLVNFWATWCAPCLMELYDIPAKIITPNKDKDFVFLAISIGEKEAVVQKKVEKLRKDGIDFNFGLDPNSKIWNEYAKGSIPKSFIIDKEGVIKFESMGNTPNNLENMAAEIEKLLAK from the coding sequence ATGAAAAAATTACTTCTTTTTGCGCTTGTAATAGCGTCACAGTCTTTTTATGCACAAACCAGTGTTGTTAAAAAACCAGAATATGTAATATTAGTTAACAACGAGATTTCGACTATGGCACAAGTCGAAAAATACGGCGCCGAAGGTTATGTCAAATCCATGAACAAAGGAGTTTCTGAAAAGGAAAGAGACGAATTAGCGAAAAAATTTGGGGATAAAATTGGAGACCGAGAGTTTATATTTAAAATTGAGCTTTATACCGAACAGGAAAAACTGGAGAATGACAAAAAAGCCAAAGTTCAGGCAATACAATTCAAAAAGATAGCTGAACCCAAAAACGAGTTTATTTTGAATGTAGAAGATAAAGCAAAAGATTTTACATTAAAATTAATAGACGGTAAAGAAGTTAAACTTTCTGATTTAAAGGGTAAAGTTGTTCTGGTAAATTTTTGGGCAACTTGGTGTGCGCCTTGTTTAATGGAATTGTATGATATTCCTGCAAAAATCATTACGCCTAATAAAGACAAAGATTTTGTGTTTCTGGCAATTTCAATAGGTGAAAAAGAAGCTGTAGTTCAGAAAAAAGTAGAAAAACTAAGAAAAGACGGTATTGATTTTAATTTTGGACTTGATCCAAATTCAAAAATATGGAATGAATATGCTAAAGGTTCAATTCCTAAAAGTTTTATAATAGACAAAGAAGGCGTTATAAAATTTGAATCAATGGGAAATACTCCGAATAATTTAGAAAACATGGCGGCAGAAATAGAAAAATTGCTGGCTAAATAA
- a CDS encoding MBOAT family protein: protein MLFNSINFVLFLPFVFILYWFIAKGNLRLQNVILLVSSYFFYACWDWRFLFLLVFSTLLDYYTGIKMCDAKTEKAKKFWFWLSISVNLGFLGVFKYYNFFIESFSEILSGVGLKFDVWTLKIILPVGISFYTFHGLSYVIDIYKNRIKAEKNFIDYSLFVSFFPLLVAGPIERATHLLPQIQKKRTFDYANAVDGLRQILWGLFKKIVIADQCAEYANQIFNGSEAYSGSDHVLGAIFFTFQIYGDFSGYSDIALGTARLFGIELLRNFAFPYFSRDIAEFWRRWHISLSTWFRDYLYIPLGGSKGSMLMKVRNVLIIFIVSGLWHGANWTFVVWGLLNALYIMPSIVLNSNRNNLEIVAKGKYLPSLKDVFAIAITFGLTVFAWIFFRAESLSRAIQYISQIFSKSLFSVPTVRPSYLFVLLLIFILIEWFGREREYAIARLGLKWNRGFRYAMYYAIIIAVFWFGGKESQFIYFQF, encoded by the coding sequence ATGCTTTTTAATTCCATAAACTTTGTTCTCTTTTTACCGTTTGTTTTTATATTATATTGGTTTATTGCAAAAGGAAATTTAAGGCTTCAGAATGTAATTTTACTTGTTTCCAGTTACTTTTTTTATGCTTGTTGGGATTGGAGATTTCTATTTCTTCTCGTTTTCTCGACATTATTAGATTATTACACAGGTATTAAAATGTGTGATGCGAAAACTGAGAAAGCTAAGAAGTTTTGGTTTTGGTTAAGTATTTCTGTTAATCTTGGTTTTCTTGGAGTTTTTAAATATTACAATTTTTTCATCGAATCTTTTTCAGAAATTTTAAGTGGCGTTGGATTAAAGTTTGATGTCTGGACCTTAAAAATTATACTTCCCGTAGGTATTTCGTTCTATACCTTTCACGGTTTATCTTATGTAATTGACATTTATAAAAACCGAATAAAAGCAGAGAAAAACTTTATCGATTATTCACTTTTTGTTAGCTTTTTCCCATTGTTAGTTGCGGGGCCAATCGAACGTGCGACGCACCTTTTGCCTCAAATTCAAAAAAAGAGAACTTTTGATTACGCAAATGCTGTAGATGGTTTGAGGCAGATTTTGTGGGGATTATTCAAGAAAATCGTCATTGCAGATCAATGTGCCGAATATGCAAATCAGATTTTTAATGGTTCTGAAGCTTATTCCGGGAGTGATCATGTTTTAGGCGCTATTTTCTTTACGTTTCAAATTTATGGTGATTTCTCCGGTTATTCTGATATTGCTTTAGGAACCGCGCGTTTGTTTGGAATCGAGTTATTGAGAAATTTTGCTTTTCCGTATTTTTCACGTGATATTGCCGAGTTTTGGAGACGTTGGCACATTTCGCTTTCTACTTGGTTTAGAGATTATCTCTATATTCCGCTTGGCGGAAGCAAAGGAAGCATGTTGATGAAAGTGCGAAACGTTTTAATTATTTTCATCGTAAGCGGATTATGGCATGGCGCAAATTGGACTTTTGTAGTTTGGGGATTACTGAATGCGCTATATATTATGCCTTCGATTGTATTAAATTCGAATAGAAATAATCTCGAAATTGTTGCAAAAGGAAAATATTTACCAAGTTTGAAGGATGTATTCGCTATCGCAATTACATTTGGTTTAACCGTTTTTGCATGGATTTTCTTCAGAGCCGAAAGTTTAAGTCGTGCAATACAATATATTTCTCAAATATTTTCAAAATCCTTATTCTCAGTTCCTACTGTAAGACCATCTTATTTGTTTGTTTTGCTTTTAATTTTTATACTTATCGAATGGTTTGGCAGAGAAAGAGAATATGCAATTGCTCGCCTTGGTTTAAAATGGAATCGAGGTTTTAGATATGCAATGTATTATGCCATTATTATCGCAGTATTTTGGTTTGGAGGAAAAGAATCTCAATTTATTTACTTCCAATTTTAA
- a CDS encoding DUF5958 family protein, whose product METIEKQINLIAQNRIEFNEGVKLILSNSEFDFKKTFESLKFFIFNSIPEKTDYNSASYQKAILSIPLKQTFTPIVILTKFSTKIAFIKLSELPESEYEKIIISLLWIFKITDTERRETECKNGCGHDWHEII is encoded by the coding sequence ATGGAAACAATCGAAAAACAAATAAATTTAATAGCTCAAAACAGAATTGAATTTAATGAAGGTGTAAAATTGATTTTGAGCAATTCTGAGTTCGATTTTAAGAAGACATTTGAAAGTTTAAAATTTTTCATTTTTAATTCTATTCCTGAAAAAACCGATTATAATTCAGCTTCTTATCAAAAAGCTATTTTAAGTATTCCGCTCAAGCAAACCTTTACACCAATAGTTATACTTACTAAATTTTCGACTAAAATTGCTTTCATCAAATTAAGTGAATTACCAGAAAGTGAATATGAAAAAATAATTATTTCGCTTCTATGGATTTTTAAAATCACAGATACAGAACGTCGCGAAACGGAATGCAAAAATGGATGTGGACATGATTGGCATGAGATTATTTAA
- a CDS encoding chromate resistance protein ChrB domain-containing protein: MRWITRERPKIDRIACPWLIKKFVDQEAEFFYVPFSLVLDKAKELNAIPFDIPDVEFTHYNDQSTFDYIVKKYEINDPAILIIAGIVRGADTDRHDIAKESAGLWAISAGLSYNITDDCKLLESGMILYDALYSWATHLYKQNHLQNSPFENLLHEVYNKFLKDKKSAAKTPTWVKDLKEIIQDQIDAQFAFDLKKISNELDLNPSYLSREFSKHFEDLNFGEYVRKLRIEKAINLISNSTHSLTEIAYMTGFSDQSHFTRIFKAHTGKNPSSYRKKTKKSNSDTKGK; encoded by the coding sequence ATGAGGTGGATTACCCGAGAAAGACCAAAAATAGATCGAATTGCATGTCCTTGGTTAATTAAAAAATTTGTTGACCAGGAAGCCGAGTTTTTTTATGTGCCTTTTAGTCTTGTTTTGGACAAAGCCAAAGAACTAAATGCAATTCCGTTTGATATTCCTGATGTCGAGTTTACGCATTATAACGACCAAAGTACATTTGATTACATCGTTAAAAAGTATGAAATCAATGATCCAGCAATTCTAATTATTGCCGGAATTGTTCGCGGCGCAGATACAGATCGGCACGATATAGCCAAAGAATCGGCGGGACTTTGGGCAATTTCTGCGGGACTTTCTTATAATATTACCGACGATTGTAAACTACTGGAAAGCGGAATGATTCTCTACGATGCCTTATATAGTTGGGCAACGCATCTTTATAAACAAAATCATTTACAAAATAGTCCTTTTGAGAATTTGCTTCACGAGGTTTATAATAAATTCCTGAAAGACAAAAAATCTGCAGCCAAAACACCAACTTGGGTCAAAGATTTAAAAGAAATAATTCAAGACCAAATCGATGCTCAATTTGCCTTCGATTTAAAGAAAATTTCGAATGAATTAGATTTAAATCCTTCTTATTTATCAAGGGAATTTTCGAAGCATTTTGAAGATCTGAATTTTGGTGAATACGTTAGAAAACTCCGAATTGAAAAAGCAATCAATCTTATTTCAAACTCAACACATTCCCTAACCGAAATTGCTTACATGACAGGATTTTCAGATCAAAGTCATTTTACACGAATTTTTAAAGCGCATACAGGGAAAAATCCATCTTCTTATCGAAAAAAAACTAAAAAAAGTAATTCAGATACAAAAGGTAAATAA
- the lepB gene encoding signal peptidase I has protein sequence MNISEWLVFILIMQFIHGLSTWKLYSKAGRKPLEAFIPIYNLIVLMKIINRPRWWVFLLFIPIINLIVIPVVWVETIRSFGKNSSFDTAAVLLTFGFYITFLNYTSKDLTYIENRDLTPRTKTGDTISSLLFAIIVATLVHTYVIQPFTIPSSSLEKTLLIGDYLFVSKIHFGARTPMTTVALPMVHDTIPFIGKKSYLFNDDVTKKETSILNKFQLPYFRFPAIETIQRNEIVVFNQPADTLRDMDNFKPDRNYYKPIDKKTNLVKRCVGIPGDSLEIRNGDIYINGKLSILPQSAKPQFNFIVDTKGVPINQDVLVNYYGAKEGMKYENGDFAQTRNGEYFLTLTDSEAKAIANNSVVKSVKKYLSPKGQNEDVFPHVASLGWNVDNFGPIYIPRKGATVKLDLKTLPFYKRIIQEYEKNTLKVNGNEIIINGKVSNSYTFKQDYYWMMGDNRQNSLDARFWGYVPFDHVLGKPVFIWFSWNKEGSGLNKIRWNRIFSVVNGNSEPKSYLIHFLVLVFLYVIGKRILKKKVKE, from the coding sequence ATGAATATATCAGAATGGCTCGTTTTTATTTTAATCATGCAATTTATTCATGGTTTATCGACTTGGAAACTTTACTCGAAAGCAGGTAGAAAACCTCTGGAAGCATTTATACCAATTTATAATTTGATTGTTTTGATGAAAATTATAAATCGGCCTCGCTGGTGGGTTTTTCTGCTTTTTATTCCAATTATCAATCTTATTGTAATTCCTGTAGTTTGGGTAGAAACGATTAGAAGTTTCGGAAAAAATTCAAGTTTTGATACTGCTGCAGTTTTGCTAACATTTGGATTTTATATTACTTTTTTGAATTATACTTCTAAAGATCTCACTTACATTGAGAATAGAGATCTAACACCCAGAACAAAAACCGGCGACACAATAAGTTCCCTTTTATTTGCAATTATTGTTGCAACATTGGTTCATACTTATGTGATACAGCCATTTACAATTCCGTCTTCATCATTAGAAAAAACATTATTAATTGGTGATTATCTGTTTGTGAGCAAAATTCATTTCGGAGCAAGAACTCCCATGACTACCGTTGCATTGCCTATGGTTCATGATACAATTCCCTTTATAGGAAAAAAATCTTATTTGTTTAATGATGATGTGACAAAAAAGGAAACATCGATATTAAACAAGTTTCAGTTGCCTTATTTTAGATTTCCGGCGATAGAAACAATCCAACGAAACGAAATTGTAGTTTTCAATCAGCCAGCAGATACGTTGCGCGATATGGATAATTTTAAACCGGATCGAAATTATTATAAACCAATTGATAAAAAAACAAATTTAGTAAAGAGATGTGTCGGAATTCCTGGCGATTCTCTGGAAATTAGAAACGGAGATATTTATATAAACGGAAAATTAAGCATATTACCTCAAAGCGCTAAACCTCAGTTTAATTTTATTGTAGATACAAAAGGTGTTCCCATAAATCAGGATGTTCTGGTAAATTATTATGGCGCAAAAGAAGGCATGAAATATGAAAACGGAGATTTTGCTCAAACCCGTAACGGAGAATATTTTCTAACTCTAACTGATAGCGAAGCAAAAGCAATTGCAAACAATTCGGTTGTTAAAAGCGTTAAGAAATATCTGTCACCAAAGGGACAAAATGAAGACGTTTTTCCGCACGTGGCTTCTTTAGGTTGGAATGTTGACAATTTTGGACCAATTTATATTCCTAGAAAAGGAGCAACTGTCAAATTAGATTTAAAAACACTTCCGTTTTATAAGCGAATTATACAGGAATATGAAAAAAACACTTTAAAAGTAAATGGCAACGAAATTATAATCAACGGAAAAGTAAGCAACAGTTATACTTTCAAACAAGATTATTATTGGATGATGGGGGATAACCGTCAGAATTCTCTGGATGCGCGATTCTGGGGATACGTTCCTTTTGATCACGTATTGGGCAAACCGGTTTTTATTTGGTTTAGCTGGAATAAGGAGGGAAGCGGCTTGAACAAAATAAGATGGAATCGAATTTTTTCTGTCGTAAACGGAAACAGCGAACCTAAATCTTATTTAATTCACTTTTTAGTTTTAGTTTTTCTTTATGTGATAGGAAAGAGAATACTAAAGAAAAAAGTAAAAGAATAA
- a CDS encoding PQQ-binding-like beta-propeller repeat protein yields MKKNLITLLLVFTVINTFGQAPNTSKTSKNNYSNNKELTVNDIVTNKVIKAVAKVPLDEALVLIYDYDGSLFAFDLESETIAWTVKATDNHTEMCANQITLLDGVVYVPFINGEIFAIDNQTGAVFWKTRLGNITDQIILKDQIPVIHDGKLFITTQSPNNNIYALDLKDGSLIWNYKLDSTNNDISVLYFDNKVFTQSGTQFYSFEANTGKLIYQKSFEEPIHGKPVTDGENVFIANEKDIVYALSPNKPDILWQFKIDENQSNIKDRIVCKDKKIYFAAQGTTVSSLYALDSKTGTQLWKTDFKDDNIEYILEESDNIFGYTHKAKLFQIDITNGEIAFEAKLTTKPISNLEFANDDSLFYYSDAALIQFEFKTKDENEVYLRTSIKDNAYSAFVKKIR; encoded by the coding sequence ATGAAAAAAAATCTAATAACTCTTTTACTTGTATTTACAGTTATAAATACGTTTGGGCAAGCGCCAAACACTTCAAAAACCAGCAAAAATAATTATTCAAACAATAAAGAATTAACGGTTAATGATATCGTTACTAATAAAGTAATAAAGGCTGTTGCAAAAGTTCCGTTAGACGAAGCTTTAGTTTTAATTTACGATTATGATGGTTCTCTTTTTGCATTTGATTTAGAATCTGAGACAATCGCCTGGACCGTAAAAGCTACAGATAATCACACCGAAATGTGTGCAAATCAAATAACATTATTAGATGGAGTAGTGTACGTTCCGTTTATTAACGGTGAAATTTTTGCAATTGATAATCAAACCGGAGCTGTTTTCTGGAAAACAAGATTAGGTAATATTACAGATCAAATTATACTAAAAGATCAAATTCCTGTAATTCATGATGGGAAACTGTTTATTACAACGCAAAGCCCAAACAATAACATTTATGCGCTTGATCTAAAAGATGGTAGTTTAATATGGAACTACAAATTAGATTCTACAAACAATGATATTTCGGTTCTCTATTTTGACAACAAAGTTTTTACTCAAAGCGGAACTCAATTCTATAGTTTTGAAGCAAATACAGGAAAACTTATTTACCAAAAAAGCTTTGAAGAACCTATACACGGAAAACCTGTAACAGATGGTGAAAATGTATTTATTGCAAATGAAAAAGATATAGTTTATGCTCTAAGCCCAAATAAACCAGATATTTTATGGCAATTTAAAATAGATGAAAATCAATCTAATATTAAGGATCGTATCGTTTGCAAAGACAAAAAAATATACTTTGCAGCACAAGGAACAACGGTTTCTTCTTTATATGCGTTAGATTCTAAAACGGGAACTCAGCTTTGGAAAACGGACTTTAAAGACGATAATATCGAATACATTCTTGAAGAAAGTGATAATATATTTGGATATACGCACAAAGCAAAACTTTTTCAAATTGACATTACGAATGGAGAAATAGCATTTGAGGCAAAATTGACAACGAAACCTATTTCAAATCTTGAATTTGCAAATGATGATTCCTTGTTTTATTATTCTGATGCAGCTTTAATTCAGTTTGAATTTAAAACAAAAGACGAAAACGAAGTTTATCTCCGAACTTCTATTAAAGACAATGCTTATAGCGCATTTGTAAAGAAAATTAGATAA